In Lathamus discolor isolate bLatDis1 chromosome 12, bLatDis1.hap1, whole genome shotgun sequence, a genomic segment contains:
- the FICD gene encoding protein adenylyltransferase FICD: MNLVSMATDPKLQWVTLWARIRWAAVLGLLLGLLVVLLLPAVEDQCHAVLQGLSFLKGKLGAGSSGLTRYTGHTTELSVASNGLELLVLKGKASPEVKLEARAALNQALEMKRQGKREKAHKLFVYALKMDPDYVDALTEFGIFSEEEKDILQADYLYSKALTISPFNEKALIHRDRTLPLVEEIDQRYFSIIDSKVKKVMAIPKGNSALRRVMEESYYHHIYHTVAIEGNTLTLSEIRHIIETRYAVPGKSLVEQNEVIGMHAALKYVNTTLVSRIGSVTTSDILEIHRRVLGYADPLEAGRFRTTHVFVGHHIPPHPRDVEKQMEEFVQWLNSEDAMSLHPVEFAALAHYKLVYIHPFTDGNGRTSRLLMNLILMQAGYPPITIRKEQRAEYYHVLEVANEGDVRPFIRFIAKCTETTLDMLLIATTEYSVGLPEADGSTAGCKQTIPVKT, translated from the exons ATGAACCTGGTGTCTATGGCAACGGATCCCAAGCTGCAATGGGTAACGCTGTGGGCCCGCATCAGGTGGGCAGCGGTGCTCGGGCTGCTCCTGGGCTTGCtcgtggtgctgctgctgccggctGTGGAGGACCAGTGCCACGCAGTGCTCCAGGGGCTCTCCTTCCTGAAGGGTAAACTGGGCGCTGGCTCCTCGGGGCTCACCCGGTACACGGGGCACACCACGGAGCTCAGCGTGGCCTCCAacgggctggagctgctggtgctgaaaGGCAAAGCCTCCCCAG AGGTGAAGTTGGAAGCTAGAGCAGCTCTGAACCAAGCCCTGGAAATGAAGCGCCAAGGCAAGCGGGAGAAAGCCCACAAACTCTTTGTGTATGCCCTCAAAATGGACCCTGATTACGTGGATGCCCTGACTGAGTTTGGGATCTtttctgaggaggaaaaagacattCTTCAAGCCGATTACTTGTACTCCAAAGCACTCACCATTTCCCCCTTCAACGAGAAGGCTTTGATCCATCGGGACCGGACGCTCCCTTTGGTGGAAGAGATTGACCAGAGGTATTTCAGCATTATTGACAGCAAGGTGAAGAAGGTGATGGCAATTCCCAAAGGCAATTCCGCCCTGCGCAGGGTAATGGAGGAGTCTTACTACCACCATATCTACCACACGGTTGCTATTGAAGGCAACACTCTGACGCTGTCTGAAATACGGCACATCATTGAAACCAGATACGCTGTTCCTGGGAAGAGCTTAGTGGAGCAGAATGAGGTGATTGGGATGCATGCAGCTCTCAAGTATGTCAACACTACCCTGGTATCCCGGATCGGCTCAGTCACCACCAGTGACATCCTGGAGATCCATCGGCGGGTGCTGGGCTATGCTGACCCACTGGAGGCAGGGCGCTTCAGGACTACTCATGTGTTTGTAGGGCATCACATCCCACCACATCCCCGGGATGTTGAGAAGCAGATGGAGGAGTTTGTGCAGTGGCTGAACTCAGAAGATGCCATGAGCTTGCACCCTGTGGAATTTGCTGCTTTAGCCCACTACAAGTTGGTTTATATCCATCCATTTACAGATGGCAACGGGAGGACCTCACGCCTGCTGATGAACCTCATCCTAATGCAGGCAGGTTACCCCCCCATCACCATCCGCAAGGAGCAACGGGCTGAGTATTATCATGTCCTGGAAGTGGCCAACGAGGGCGATGTGAGGCCTTTCATACGCTTCATTGCAAAGTGTACTGAGACAACCCTGGACATGCTGCTCATTGCCACCACAGAGTACTCCGTGGGCTTACCTGAGGCAGATGGCAGCACTGCTGGATGCAAACAAACCATCCCCGTCAAGACTTGA